ttgctcattcgaaaagcatcgaaagcaaccttcctatggtgccaagaaataagtgtgccaagtttcatcaagatatcttaatttttactcaagttacagcttgcacagacggacggacgacggacggacggacggacagacagacattcggatttgaactccactcttcaccctgatcattttgatatgtatacccctatatctaactcgtttagttttgggtgttacaaacaaccgttatgtgaacaaaactataatactctctttatcaacatttgttgcgagagtataataaaatttttattgggaaacaattttttggtttttatactgccggctactcgataaccgatcagctgttgtacatttttgttttatactatGCTCACATATAAGCAGGTTAGCCAGGTTAGCTAGGTTAACTAGGTTACCTTGTAACCTACCCATAAAATGAGAGGTTAGCCATATAATGCCTGGTTTTCACTAAGTCAAAATAATTGACATCAAAAACTGCCTAAACGAACAGCTGTGCTTTTGGTGGCAAATGCGTTTTCATTACAACATCCAAACTGACCGAATGTCGATACTGCAGTGCCTTTCAAAAACTGTCGTCAATTTTTGGTGTCAGATGATTGACCACCTGTTTTCATTTATGTCAATTGTGAACAGGCAATTGTGAACAGGCAATTTTGACAGCTGTTAAATTGaagatataattatttttaaataagtgcGTGAAAgtgtaaaaatgaataaaaatagaaaaattacaaTAGTAACTGTGGCGTTATGTCTTATAACGTCATTAAAAGCTTGGAAAAAGAAAAGGACTCAGCAAAGGAAACCAAAGCAGTGGTGGATTAGACCAGGATTAAGGAATCGTTGCACCAGTGGATTTTACTCCACACTTCGATCCAAGCTGGTTTCTCAGGACCCAAAGTGGTTGAAGAACTTCCTGAGAATGACTCTGGaagatttcgattttttagtgGTGCGTCTTACTccatatatttacaaaagaaacaCACGATTCCGTGAAGCGATCTCGGTCGGTGAAAGACTGGCGGTAACACTACGCTATTTAGCCACAGGTGATAACTTCTCGAGTTTGATGAGTGTTTTTCTATTGGGGAAAACTACCATCTGCCATATAGTGCATAACACGTGTAGTgcaatttttaaagctttaaaggaCGAATTTTTAAAAGTGAGTATTCATGCCTATTCACGTTAGTcagtgataaaatataaaatattttctaataaggTTCCAAACACTCATGAGGAATGGACAGAAATAGCGGAACGTTTTTACCAGCGATGGAATTTCCCTAATTGTTGCGGTGCGTTGGATGGGAAACATATAGCGATTCAGGCGCCTGCGAACTGCGGTTCTGAGTATTTCAACTACAAGAAATACAATAGCATCGTTTTGATGGCTATGGTTGATGCCgactataaatttttatttgttgaagtTGGAGCTTATGGTCGGGAATCTGATGGAGGCGTTTTCGCAAGGtaaaactaatataaaataatatcattgAACgttaataactaaaaaacattattatttttcagatgTGCTCTTTCGACGGCACTTGCAGAAAACAGTTTAAATTTTCCGCCAGCGAAGTCACTTCCACATGAAAGTGATGAAATGCCATTTGCCATTGTAGCTGACGACGCTTTTCCTTTAAAAACATACTTAATGAAACCATTCAGCTTCCGCAATCAAGTGATGtcgtacaaaatatttaattataggcTATCCAGAGCAAGAAATGTGGTGGAAAATGTGTTTGGCATTTGTGCATCGCGTTTTCGGATCCTCAGAAGACCAATGGACGTTACTCCCGAACATGCGACAATTATTGTCCTCGCGatttgtgtattacataattaCCTATTAATACGCAAGTCTATATATATACGAATGTCTGACGTAGACAAAGACACAAATGGCATTATCGATCCAGGTAATTGGCGAATGGAGTTGGGGGAAAATGGAATGCTTCCATCAGTTCGGCCAAGCAGTGTTTTAGGTAGACCAGCAGACAGCGCGATAAATGTCCGTGAAAGATTTATGGAGTATTTCATGACTCCTCATGGAGAGGTTGAATGGCAATGGCTCCTATCTTTCTCATTTATAAATGTGTAATTCtataatttaacttattttgtaaatacaaaatattttcattatacctattttaaaaactttctgaattttaaataaaacaaaagttatatcattt
This portion of the Zeugodacus cucurbitae isolate PBARC_wt_2022May chromosome 3, idZeuCucr1.2, whole genome shotgun sequence genome encodes:
- the LOC128920310 gene encoding uncharacterized protein LOC128920310 codes for the protein MNKNRKITIVTVALCLITSLKAWKKKRTQQRKPKQWWIRPGLRNRCTSGFYSTLRSKLVSQDPKWLKNFLRMTLEDFDFLVVRLTPYIYKRNTRFREAISVGERLAVTLRYLATGDNFSSLMSVFLLGKTTICHIVHNTCSAIFKALKDEFLKVPNTHEEWTEIAERFYQRWNFPNCCGALDGKHIAIQAPANCGSEYFNYKKYNSIVLMAMVDADYKFLFVEVGAYGRESDGGVFAR